A single window of Rhipicephalus microplus isolate Deutch F79 chromosome 5, USDA_Rmic, whole genome shotgun sequence DNA harbors:
- the LOC142817415 gene encoding uncharacterized protein LOC142817415, which yields MAEGAFVEGDQAPRDKDPEELDLQQRVPSRLVEEHGDDALRQPAHAELESSPLSSQPFNEAALDEGLVLRELLKKGRLKNPTLTEKGAPLQLLEDRRLSALLEVTQNIALRHQLRGTVQLLSQDRRLQEAPGKPGEIVSISEEMSRVDENARSTPGHADGAHSGLPAGSAIHDEIRSVLPDTAKESAVTSSPSQLDAERLESPLAEQTLEQSCHLRAGDEACRKPSTLTQDVTGASKGGAADEAAPTPQPHEHVPLSALLRLEQADPAEASSEGTSDDRFREMPVLEVLDKCDLVELSSYIRRAKHRRRFGTDVGSRSSDSERSLVKMDFSTLPTEASEMVTERRCGREACNEPTRADESTTSTASWYSFDAPSAASRRSSGLRAAASESAGSWTARRQELSASPDMPSESLKASSLIRFFESRN from the coding sequence ATGGCAGAAGGGGCTTTCGTGGAGGGTGACCAAGCGCCCAGGGACAAGGACCCCGAGGAGCTTGACCTGCAGCAGCGAGTCCCGTCGCGGCTCGTCGAAGAACACGGCGACGATGCGCTTCGGCAGCCAGCGCATGCAGAGCTCGAGTCCTCCCCACTGTCCTCGCAGCCTTTCAATGAGGCGGCGCTcgacgagggtctcgtgctgagGGAGCTGCTCAAGAAGGGCCGCCTCAAGAATCCGACGCTGACTGAGAAGGGGGCACCGCTGCAGTTGCTAGAGGACAGGCGACTGTCCGCTCTCCTGGAGGTCACGCAGAACATCGCGCTCCGCCACCAGCTGCGCGGCACAGTCCAGTTGTTATCGCAGGATCGGAGATTGCAGGAGGCACCCGGAAAACCCGGTGAGATTGTCTCAATTTCTGAAGAAATGTCCCGAGTGGATGAAAATGCTCGAAGCACCCCGGGACATGCGGACGGCGCTCATTCCGGCCTGCCGGCTGGTAGTGCCATACATGACGAAATAAGGTCCGTTTTACCTGACACTGCTAAGGAAAGCGCAGTGACCTCTTCGCCATCGCAGCTGGACGCTGAACGCTTAGAATCCCCCCTGGCGGAACAGACCCTTGAGCAGTCGTGCCACCTGCGCGCAGGCGACGAAGCCTGTCGCAAGCCCTCAACTCTCACGCAGGACGTAACTGGCGCCTCCAAGGGTGGGGCAGCCGACGAAGCAGCCCCGACTCCGCAACCACATGAACACGTCCCGTTGTCGGCACTGCTGCGGCTCGAGCAAGCTGACCCCGCTGAAGCTTCGAGTGAAGGGACGTCCGACGACCGCTTTCGGGAAATGCCCGTGCTCGAAGTTCTAGATAAGTGTGACTTGGTGGAACTGTCCTCGTACATCAGGCGGGCGAAGCACCGGCGTCGCTTCGGAACCGACGTTGGCTCGCGCAGCAGCGACAGCGAGCGCAGCCTGGTCAAAATGGACTTCTCGACTCTGCCGACTGAGGCGAGTGAGATGGTGACCGAAAGACGATGCGGGCGTGAGGCCTGCAACGAGCCGACACGTGCCGATGAGTCTACGACATCCACGGCGTCGTGGTACTCGTTCGACGCCCCGTCCGCGGCTTCCCGACGGTCATCAGGCCTTCGAGCAGCTGCCAGCGAGTCAGCTGGAAGCTGGACGGCTCGTCGGCAGGAACTGTCAGCGTCCCCGGACATGCCCAGCGAAAGCTTGAAAGCGTCTTCCTTAATTCGCTTCTTTGAGAGCAGAAATTAA
- the LOC119173678 gene encoding speckle-type POZ protein B: MCQQSTGQALLSSVFSGGNNEPRTWRLKLFPRGSDGDYEQFVSIFLVSCNRRRVSAKARFSIIDAKGEQAVRKHTETLIFASKDDGWGFGKLISRRALKQNSSTLLPSDTLTLKCEVVALESSTTAEPRMSSEMTSPALQKCRLPDDFTWLLESGSITDVRLTVGSETFRAHKSILAAQSPVFREMFEHTTMEDEGVVIADVEPDVFAVLLQSVYTGCVQESIEKPDCLLRAADKYKLYGLKAACELALISSLSVETAADTLILSHQHDAHALRCQALDFVCSHMDDVVETPGWATICKSHIELLEQLLMTLINERGEPPLKISRSS; encoded by the coding sequence ATGTGCCAGCAGAGTACCGGTCAAGCTTTGCTCAGTTCAGTTTTTTCCGGGGGTAATAACGAGCCTCGGACGTGGCGCCTCAAGCTGTTCCCGAGGGGATCAGACGGAGATTACGAGCAGTTCGTGTCCATTTTTCTCGTCTCCTGCAACAGGAGGCGCGTCTCCGCTAAGGCTCGGTTTTCGATCATCGATGCCAAAGGAGAACAGGCTGTCCGAAAGCACACCGAGACCCTCATCTTTGCGAGCAAGGACGACGGCTGGGGATTCGGAAAACTGATTAGCAGGCGAGCACTGAAGCAGAATAGTAGCACACTCTTGCCCAGTGACACGCTGACCTTGAAGTGCGAAGTGGTCGCCTTGGAGAGTAGCACCACGGCTGAGCCCAGAATGAGCAGCGAAATGACGTCCCCAGCTCTACAGAAATGCCGGCTCCCCGACGACTTCACGTGGCTCCTGGAAAGCGGCAGCATCACCGACGTTAGGCTGACTGTGGGAAGCGAGACGTTCCGGGCTCACAAGAGCATCCTGGCTGCCCAGTCACCGGTGTTTAGGGAGATGTTTGAGCATACGACGATGGAGGATGAAGGGGTAGTCATCGCGGACGTCGAGCCTGACGTGTTTGCCGTTCTCCTGCAGTCCGTCTACACTGGGTGCGTGCAGGAATCCATCGAAAAGCCGGACTGTCTTCTCAGGGCCGCAGACAAGTACAAGCTATACGGGCTGAAGGCGGCGTGTGAGCTTGCTCTAATTTCTAGTTTGAGCGTCGAGACGGCCGCTGACACTCTCATCTTGTCCCACCAGCACGACGCCCACGCGCTGCGATGTCAGGCCCTAGACTTCGTGTGCTCGCACATGGACGACGTAGTCGAGACTCCAGGCTGGGCGACCATCTGCAAGAGCCACATTGAGCTGCTGGAGCAGCTTTTGATGACACTCATCAACGAGCGTGGTGAGCCACCGTTGAAAATTAGCAGGAGCTCGTAA